In Macadamia integrifolia cultivar HAES 741 chromosome 5, SCU_Mint_v3, whole genome shotgun sequence, a single window of DNA contains:
- the LOC122079951 gene encoding probable xyloglucan 6-xylosyltransferase 5 — protein MGLENHATQKRSGAAGGSLPTTTTNPRRTSSGLPRGRQIQKTFNNLKITILCGFVTILVLRGTIGVGNLGGGADAEAENQKLIAETNRILAEIRSDSDPTDPSEPEPEFNPNVTYSLGPKISDWDQQRKIWLQSNPQFPNYVNDKARILLVTGSPPNPCDNAIGDHYLLKSTKNKIDYCRIHGIEIIYNMAHLDKELAGYWAKLPLLRRLMLSHPEVEWIWWMDSDALFTDMVFEIPLSKYHNYNLVIHGYPDLLFEQKSWVALNTGSFLFRNCQWSLDLLDAWAPMGPKGPVRDEAGKILTANLKGRPAFEADDQSALIYLLISQKQWLEKVFIENSYYLHGYWAGLVDRYEEMMEKYHAGLGDERWPFVTHFVGCKPCGSYGDYPVERCLKSMERAFNFADNQVLKLYGFRHRGLLSPKIKRIRNETDTPLEFVDQFDIRRPVHRDTDPKGL, from the coding sequence atgGGTCTAGAGAACCACGCAACTCAGAAAAGAAGCGGAGCTGCTGGCGGTTCCcttcccaccaccaccaccaaccctAGGCGTACATCGTCTGGCTTACCTCGTGGTCGACAGATCCAGAAGACCTTCAACAACCTCAAGATCACTATCCTCTGTGGCTTCGTCACCATTCTCGTCCTCCGTGGCACAATCGGAGTCGGAAATCTCGGCGGCGGTGCCGACGCCGAGGCCGAGAACCAGAAACTCATCGCCGAAACCAACCGTATCCTTGCAGAGATCCGTTCCGACAGCGATCCTACCGACCCATCTGAACCAGAGCCTGAGTTCAACCCCAATGTCACCTACTCTTTAGGCCCTAAGATCTCAGATTGGGACCAGCAGCGTAAGATCTGGCTCCAAAGCAATCCCCAGTTCCCCAATTATGTGAATGACAAAGCTCGAATCTTGCTCGTAACTGGGTCTCCTCCAAACCCCTGTGACAACGCAATTGGGGACCATTACCTCCTCAAGTCCACCAAGAACAAGATCGATTACTGCCGAATCCATGGCATTGAGATCATTTACAATATGGCTCATCTCGATAAGGAGCTCGCCGGTTACTGGGCGAAGCTGCCATTGCTTCGACGCCTCATGCTGTCTCACCCGGAGGTGGAGTGGATCTGGTGGATGGATAGCGATGCCCTGTTCACGGATATGGTGTTTGAGATTCCTCTGTCCAAGTACCATAACTATAATTTGGTCATCCATGGTTACCCTGATTTACTGTTCGAGCAGAAATCATGGGTCGCCTTGAATACCGGCAGCTTTCTCTTTCGGAATTGCCAGTGGTCTTTGGATTTGCTGGACGCTTGGGCTCCCATGGGTCCCAAAGGTCCAGTTAGAGACGAAGCAGGGAAGATCTTGACTGCTAATTTGAAAGGTCGGCCGGCGTTTGAGGCAGACGATCAGTCCGCTTTGATCTACCTCTTGATCTCACAGAAGCAGTGGCTGGAAAAGGTCTTCATCGAGAATTCTTACTACTTACATGGCTACTGGGCTGGTCTAGTGGACAGATATgaggagatgatggagaagtaCCACGCTGGATTGGGTGACGAAAGATGGCCATTTGTGACCCATTTCGTGGGTTGCAAGCCCTGCGGGAGCTATGGGGATTATCCAGTGGAGAGATGCTTGAAAAGCATGGAGAGAGCCTTTAATTTTGCAGATAACCAGGTTCTCAAGTTATATGGGTTTAGGCACAGGGGTTTGTTGAGCCCCAAGATCAAGAGGATCAGGAACGAGACAGACACTCCTTTGGAGTTTGTAGATCAATTTGATATTCGACGTCCAGTTCATAGAGACACCGATCCAAAGGGCTTATGA